In the genome of Aricia agestis chromosome 4, ilAriAges1.1, whole genome shotgun sequence, the window tacTAGGATTTGACTATGAATGTGAGATTAGCTTACACTCGTAGCACCGGCAAAGAATATTTTCGTTTACACATAAATTTGAAAGACCAAACTCGACTATGTAAGAAAAACCTGCATGACACCTGAAAGAAACCTTAATACCGTCAGGGCTCCCCCAAATGCTCTGACATGGTGCAGATGTGCTACTGGCGGTCGAGCCACGGCACGGAGTGGTTCACGGAGGACTGCTGCGAAAAGCTGCTCACGCCGGTCTTCACGCAGTATGGCCTATGCTACGCCTTCAACGGCCTGCCGCTCAGTGGGCTGTAAGGGTCTTTCAGAGTTATAAGTTTTTGTAACGGCAAGGACACCTGCAACAATAGCTACTACGAAAGAAAGACCGCACCGCCTTTAACACTTTACGCAATGCGGTCTTTGCTTCGCCTTCAATTGAAAATCGAAATCAATACAGAGCTATATGCCATCAAAATGTACTTCCAAATAACCGTGGTCACTTGCTTAATCTTATATCGACCTTTGGGACGAGTGGTGATACACAGATAAAATCTTTAGGTGACACATCTAGATTATCATTTGATCAGCAAAGAATTTAAAACTGGCACTAAAATAAGTAATGCTTGctaaattttatataacatcGTCCAACAGAACAAACGCAACAATAGAATGGCAGAAGACATTCAACGAGAACGCTACAGCGCGGAAACTGGAATGGGACTTGGACACCGGGTACCCGAAGGTGTTTCCCCCCAAGCCCAACATGAGGCCATTCCGGGTGACGGCGTCGGGGGAGGTCCACGGCCTGGGGATAGACCTATTCCTCAACATCAGCGAACACCAGTACGATTGTGACGGCAACCATGTTGGATTTAACGTAAGTTGTGATTCAGGTCAGAATGACGATGACTCTATAGTTCAAAGTTTTAACTTTGGAGTTTAACCTAAAGAAAGAGAATAGACTATAGTGATGAGCATATAACAAAGTATTATGATCTTTATAACAAAGTTTCTAGTTCTTTTACAAAGCATTAAAGTGATGGTGAAGATAGAAATTCGTACACaaagaatgtaaaaaaaattacatccaAATCCCAGCGTAAACTTATAACTAAATTCAACTTCAAAATTTtctgtaagtacttaataaataatctgTATAAAAACTCTTTTGTAGATCCTCATTAACTCCCCAACCGACCACGCCTACACCAGCGCCGTCCTCCGCCTGCCCATGGACCGGATGACGACCATCGAGGTCACGCCAACCACGTACAAGACAGACTCCTCACTCCGCAGCCTGACCCCAGACCAGCGGCAGTGCTTTTTCCAGAACGAGAGGGAACTCGAGCTGTACGAGTACTACACGGACAGCAACTGCAAGCACAACATGTGGATACAGGAGACGTGGAAGTACTGTAACTGCGTGCTGTATAATTGGCCGAGTAAGTTCTTATGTAGGACATTCATTgatcaaaaaatcaaaaaataaaataaaaaaactttcttttcctttaattttacataattgcAGTATTGTGGGGTTCTCCTtcaagggtgggttgcaccaacttactttaactataactgtaactttaactacaatgtaaaatgtcaaatctttagttaaagcagttaaagtcaaaaatggacgccatatttaaccataaaaccatagagctcgacaaggctttaagtgcacgtggcgaaaaaaggaactaacgctgtcatcatacaaaaacgccatttgacagttcccatttaccagcagcgcctccgcccacattcatttaaagccttgtcagaccagcaacgtcttctgtcaaattctgtggtcaaagttaaggttaaagttaaattagccttaactataaccatcactttaactttaaccacgcctctggtgcaacccgccCTTAATTGATATAGTTAAATGCGGTTAAAGTTATCTTCATAACAAtgtgatatattatattgtataactaCTGAAAATAAACTAGTGTTTCCAACAAACAAGTTAATTTACAGTAGGTATGCAAGTATAAAGTGTCAAACAAACAGACTTACTAATTCTTAACTAAAAGCAACGACTAaaagcttaatataatattatgaaggaaGCCGATAATGTAAATTAGTAAATATGTACTAGCTAAAGGCCGAGCTTTGTAAGGGGtagcgtcgtcacaccttggctgactgatgatgacacaactacatataaaaaaaccttgactgattGATGATAACacgtctacataatataaataaaaattactatgttaaagcacaaatcaataggcgtgatagtttttccgtaaagtgtatcacaaaatgtacaggttgtgggatttCGCTCGTTCGCTCGCTCTGATTACTTTTATTAAATCCTACTTATATTACTATTACGTCATAACTTTCACTTCAGGAGAGCGCGTCGAAAACCCAATTTGTTCTACGCTGTCCGACTTTAAATGCGTCGACGACATTAAAGGTAAGCAGATTAATTATCTTCACAAACTTTTTTGTTTCTGTTTCATTATTCCATTAATTGTTTACGCTTAAACTAATTAATCTCAACTCACAACAATATAATTATCAGAGAAAAGTGCTTTCACCTAAAATCTCGTTTGCACTTTCAGAAAAGACTGCATCATCAGCAAGCGTGGATGGTTTTACAATtacttatcaataataattcagATGTTACAAACTCAATGTCGGTCATACCGAAACAAAACGTGACTTAGTGAAGCTTATGGCTAATCCACACAAAAATACTCTCACCTTTTgatatttcaattttgtattgCCATGTAATCTTTGCATTGCGTATCGGCAAGCTTCGAAATAGTGTGAACGAGGTGTGAACCGACCCTCACTGTAATGAACACTTTCCTTCATTCAAAAACTTGAAGAaacaataaacttaaaaattgtattcCAAACAGCCTACGCCGTAGTATTGTAGTTATGCTACGGCCTTCGGGCTACaggctacgggctacggcctACGCACTTTATTTTCGTAGCTTCTAGCTACGAATCACGATTGAAAAAAAAGTTCTTTCTCGCAAAAATTCTGGATTCCAATAAAACAACAGAAACTTAGCATTATTTACATAGGTATTGcagatcttaaaatatataaaaaatggaTTAGAGATATCAGTATTAACCTTCCGCTACGCTGTgctgtggatataatattttatgattcaGGAAATATtgtgtgatatttttttttttttgcggattacacggcagccacgtatgggtttttaacgtgtggcgtttaacacgggagccgtgtcatttagaaaaCGATTGTAcctatctccctcaaattacactttagaaggttctactctgaacaaaacccatcttaattttccacgtcaAACaagcatataattatataggcttccgtttctgaatattctatgaattgaaaaaagtaggggctgtcattttttctaactttgaaacctacaaaaggtttgcaacatctatGGCGGGACATAATATCcaacttctatggcgtatgacacagCTAAcatgtcacgagaaaattgtatgctgcCACTTCTAAGGgcgctgcgttaagcgtgcgcccggcgcggtcacccgcgaggcgtgcttgtttcatgtcatcccataaaGTAGCGCCGTGTCAGGCGGTTCAGCCGTCGCACGCGGCACGTGCAACGGTGCCCGCCCCGCGGGCGACAGGTCAACAATCTAGACGTGACAAATGGGCTGATCGGCTGACGCCTTTGTACACGTCGGCGTCGTCGTCTGTAGGCTAggtaatatatcaataaaaatcCATAGGTATATACTGTACAACCCGCGCGATCGAAATTATACTGGCCGCTGCGAGAGACGGGTGACCGACGCGGCCGCTCGCGACGGTCAGGTGGGCGCACGACTACGCCCTAATAGCACGACTTTCAGACCAAAAACTCTGACATTTGCCACAGAACGAGTAGACGACCAGCTGATGCACAACTTCTACGCTGACAGCGAGGAGCAGCGGTCTCCCCACGAGGCGGTGTCGTGTTTTCCCGCCTGCAACGACGTGCTGTACTACACCCAAGTCTACTACTCCGACCTGGTGAAAGAGCCGCGGTACTCGCGCTTCGAGTGGAAGTCGCCGAGGAAGTTTGTATTTTCTCCTTGTTTAAGTGGAAGCTTAAACGCATTGGGCGTTTTTAAGTGGGAAAAACACGTGACAGACCGACACTGGTTCTGCATAAGCGGATAAATTTGATTGcgcaatatcattgaacaatattcttgaacattttatttgacaataagattgaaggccaggcgcgttcaatatcaaccctagacggttaACAATATTACACAATGAGTGATATTGctcaataaaattgatcatctAGGGTCCGCTAAGGCTCTGGCTAAGGTAAGGTGAATCGCGCATACTATGAATTGCTTTTGCGATATACTATACCACTTCCGCCAGCAGCTATTTCGACAAGACACTATatttttccgaaaaaaaaaagTGGTGGTTACACAAAGTAAGCAATAATATTCAATTTCAAACTTGATCATTGTTTCAGAGGAGAGC includes:
- the LOC121726059 gene encoding pickpocket protein 28-like; this encodes MVISITICAMNIYQIVSKWTSTPFVNVIDPLPTPIYAIPFPSVVLCPHLHVQMSYCNVTKLKQVERFYASLVCPQMNAEKITLKERLNPEQNKVLQEFIKKGSPKCSDMVQMCYWRSSHGTEWFTEDCCEKLLTPVFTQYGLCYAFNGLPLSGLTNATIEWQKTFNENATARKLEWDLDTGYPKVFPPKPNMRPFRVTASGEVHGLGIDLFLNISEHQYDCDGNHVGFNILINSPTDHAYTSAVLRLPMDRMTTIEVTPTTYKTDSSLRSLTPDQRQCFFQNERELELYEYYTDSNCKHNMWIQETWKYCNCVLYNWPRERVENPICSTLSDFKCVDDIKERVDDQLMHNFYADSEEQRSPHEAVSCFPACNDVLYYTQVYYSDLVKEPRYSRFEWKSPRKGELTSINVHFHEDIFLGQHRHAQYDDYYFAGAIGGLLSLFLGFSIISVAELVYFVILKPIHIAFKRTFNKIHR